From the genome of Triticum aestivum cultivar Chinese Spring chromosome 1A, IWGSC CS RefSeq v2.1, whole genome shotgun sequence:
tctatatagatccgtatgttgtagtccatttgaaacctctaaaaagacttatatttaggaacggagggagtagttcccaTCTTTGCGTCTATTTTATCATTTATTTATCCTTACTGGAACAAAATTCTTATGGAGCAAGTTCCATGATAGTTTGATAGTCTTGAAGGTGTGTTCCCCTATAAAAATTTGTGAGTGCTCCCGTGTTAAAAGTAAAAGGTGATCACTCCACAAGAAAATAATAAATATGTAGTCACCGGCCTAAGAATAAACACTTCAGAATTAAGTTATTAGTCACACAAATGTGTTGAAACTTCATAAGTAGTTGCAACAGTAAATCGTTTTTTGGATGAATATTCATCCACAAAGGTATAGCAGATTTGTTAAGGGTCTCCGGAAAACAAAAACAATTCATTTTGCATCTGCATTAGAAAATCGGTAGTCTTAGCAAACCAGTATACATACACTCACTCGCCCCACACACACCCACTCTCTGCATCACTGGGTCCATTTCGGGCCTTGGAGATGCTTGTTGGGCTTCTGTCTACAGATGGGCCTGGTGGGCTTATCTTGGGCTTGGGTAGAGCCACTGGAAAGCGTACTTCCCATGACAGGCCATCAACcttgggcggcggcggctacgacgGGCCAAGGACCGCCACGTTGGAAGAGTCCGTGAATCGGATTTATTATAAAGGTTGATCAGATGTACAAAGCATcgaaacataataaaaattacatccaggtctCTAGTCCATCGAACAACCACTGTTGCCGCCGGAATAGACCGCCAATGCGCCTCTATCAGCACCTCTGTACTGGAgctggcttgaccttgtcgatggcACTCTCTGTGCACGTGCCCTTAAGGACCAGCGACCTGGAGCCGCATGTTTCGCCGTTGAACCCTTGAATTGGTCCGAAGAACCTGAATCTTAATCTCGGTGTCGTGTACACATGACGAGAAAACCTAACCTCGCTACCCCGaggagctggcaggaatctacATCGAAGCTCCTTCTAATCCGTCCCGACGAACGAACTTGTGGAGGATCGAAGACTGGAAGACTGACTTGCCGGCGAGCCCCGCGAGAACTAAAGCCCTAACATGTCCACTAGCCGGTGGCAAGGCACTAGTATTACGTACGCTTCCCACCATTGGCCGTCAGAGCGGCATGCAAAGGGGAGGCGAAACCATGGGCTCGCCGGCAGAGACCGTGAGAAACAAGGCTTTACCCATCGCCTTATGAGAGGGGAAAGGAAGATGTAACACTCTAGAAGTAGTTCTTAATGATAATAATTTTTTTATGAGATTGGAATGATCATGTTGCTTTTTGTAGTTTATGTGTTCTTTCTTCCAATATTGGTCATGTACATTCTTTCCTAAGTACTctttctgtaaactaatataaattCCTTCAGATCTCCATATTAATGACCTAAATGATCTTATATTAGTTACAGAGGGAGTAAAATATTAAGCAATTATGCTTTTAtagaaaaaaatctgaaaaatactCCTCATAAATGAAGTAACTAATCCAATCATGCGTGTGCAATGTGTGTTTTTCGTAGTTTTTTCTTGACATATTAATGGAACGAATTGCTTATGGGTCGGTTGCTCATATTATTTATACACGTGCATTTTCTATTTTATAAGTTTGATATGAGAGATTGGTTGAAAGTAATCAAGCCGCTCAAGTTTTCGTGCACGCGCGAACAAGGTTGAGGTTGACATCTAGCTGTTGACCAGCCGGCTAGCTAGCTGTTGACCATTTCGATTAGTACTTTTTTTAGAAGAATTTAGATCAGTACATAATTGCTAATAATTTACGTATTTGCTTATGTGGCCAGGTTTAATGGATACCGTGAGACTCCTGCATATAATCGCTTGGCCGTCATTGGTCATTGTGTGCATTGGAATGTTGGGGTGGGGCCCATGGTTTCATTCACACGGGCTATATCAGGCATGGCCATGGAGACAATCTCTAACAACCTAGGAGAATTCAAACCCGTGATAAAGGTGGATCTGAAGCCTACACCAACGGCAGAGGAAGCCCAAGGAAGAGGCATCATGAGCACCAAGTACCAGCTGGCCCTCGCTGCAGCAAAGGAGCTCGGCCTGCTCGACCAATATTACAACGTGCTCAAAGAAAGGCAAGACGAGCTACTGTACTACACCTACGGGTCCTATGATGGTGGCACCTCTTCAAGTTTGGAGTCCCACATGCGGCAAGATATAGTTCCGCAGATCATCAAACAATTGATAACTGCGAAGTACTTGCTAGTGGCTGAGAACCTCCAGTGGCCAATTGAGCCTGGCAGTTTTACACTAGAAGATGCCGGGCTTCGTCCACCTTTGTGGGGAAATTCTCGATGGATCATCTCGACCACTTCTCATGATGCCTACAAAAAGAGCAAGTCAAAAAACGATGGAGTTATATCCATTGACAAAGATGACCAGGTTGTCGTGCTTATCCTCTATGCACTGCATCAATCGGCCGAGCATATACTCAGGATGATCCGTCAAGAAAGCAAGGAGTACTGGCATCGCATAGCCCTCATGTGCTTCCACTACGCCATGGCAATCTTTGCCAAACATTCACAAGTGGCAGCTATCACCTCAGATGAGCTCATCAACCATTGGGCTGCTCAGGGCATCTTGCCATGTATGGcaatcaaggaagaagaagaaaccaacACCATCAGCAGCAAGTGTTCAAATGTGCATCGAGTTGGAAGGGTCATCCTTGAGGCGTTCCAGAAATACTCTTTATTGCAGCTACCTTTTTCTCTTGCTAATGAAGCTTATGAAGCCACCAGTACGGGCGCACAGTTCTTAGTATACCATGGCCTCGTTGCAGAAGGCATCACAGTTGATGAACTCTTTGATAACAAAAAGAAGTGGATTTCCTTCAATGGTGACAATGGATGTCATGTAAGCCGAGAATGGTTGTGCCCAGAGGAAACCAGTGGCTCGGCTGCACTTATCTTAAGAGGCTGCTCACATCAATCACTCATACTATCCAAGCTGAACAGTTTCTTGCCCAAACTTTGTTTTCTTCGTGTTCTTGATATCTCCTACACTCCAATAAAAGCACTCCCTTATTCCATCGGTTTCCTAACAAACCTTCGGCTGCTTTGCCTTAGAGGTTGCCATGGTCTAAAAACTCTTTCTTGTTCATCCACAACTAGTGCCACATACTCATCAACAAATATTTCTTCATATTCACCATTGTCAACCTTATACTTGCTTGAAATTCTTGATATGAATGGAGTTCCTTGTTCTCATCTGACACAAGATATGGCCAACCAAAAGATCAATCTAATTTATCTCGACATGTCCTATTCAGAAATAACTACTTTCCCTCCCACTTTTTTTGAGGACATGTCAAATCTGGAGGAACTTATTCTTGTCAGCTGCGCTAACCTTGTGGACCTACCTCCTTCCATGGCTGCACTATCCAGCCTAACGACCCTTGAGGTCACAGGGACTCGAATAAAATACTTCCCGTTGAGGATATTTGAAGAAATGCGGAAGCTACAATCACTCAAGCTCATTGACAACAAGGACTTGATTTCACTCACAGGACCAATCTCTAGGTTACAGGGAATTACATTGGAAGGGCATCCTAGGCTTATATCCTTCGTGCTTATCGGTGCACCTCACATAAAGCGCTTGTCTTTGCGTGGTTGTAGAAACCTGGAGTCTGTTGAGATCATGAATCTTTGTGCTTTGGAGGAGCTTGATTTGTCTGGTACTGCTATCAAAGATCTCCCTGCTGACGTCCCTAATTTTCCCCAACTTAGGCGATTGCTCTTACTGGGTGTTCCTTCTCTGAGGCGATTTCCTTGGCATAGGCTGGTCCGACTGCCGGAAGTGTTTTACTTGGATCATTGCTCAGAAGAAAATGGCAATCACTGTAA
Proteins encoded in this window:
- the LOC123185916 gene encoding uncharacterized protein; translated protein: MASSSWKKWPNHERDKWRDDLRDIDFWFNGYRETPAYNRLAVIGHCVHWNVGVGPMVSFTRAISGMAMETISNNLGEFKPVIKVDLKPTPTAEEAQGRGIMSTKYQLALAAAKELGLLDQYYNVLKERQDELLYYTYGSYDGGTSSSLESHMRQDIVPQIIKQLITAKYLLVAENLQWPIEPGSFTLEDAGLRPPLWGNSRWIISTTSHDAYKKSKSKNDGVISIDKDDQVVVLILYALHQSAEHILRMIRQESKEYWHRIALMCFHYAMAIFAKHSQVAAITSDELINHWAAQGILPCMAIKEEEETNTISSKCSNVHRVGRVILEAFQKYSLLQLPFSLANEAYEATSTGAQFLVYHGLVAEGITVDELFDNKKKWISFNGDNGCHVSREWLCPEETSGSAALILRGCSHQSLILSKLNSFLPKLCFLRVLDISYTPIKALPYSIGFLTNLRLLCLRGCHGLKTLSCSSTTSATYSSTNISSYSPLSTLYLLEILDMNGVPCSHLTQDMANQKINLIYLDMSYSEITTFPPTFFEDMSNLEELILVSCANLVDLPPSMAALSSLTTLEVTGTRIKYFPLRIFEEMRKLQSLKLIDNKDLISLTGPISRLQGITLEGHPRLISFVLIGAPHIKRLSLRGCRNLESVEIMNLCALEELDLSGTAIKDLPADVPNFPQLRRLLLLGVPSLRRFPWHRLVRLPEVFYLDHCSEENGNHCNQVSQVCVTDPRFFHSFNNTLENLVRDGRFFQSFYVRVAPCITNSMRVQDEEAMLDSKLQELSRKRPTYEDVYNSCYVEKIATTSPITLPLQQTVRHMEITGMQQTHRGLPNLLNVTKSISVTFDSSIRIFHSLSDFIELEECELRWCHKMEGIVYHILGWKKLRNMHVCNLKRLVSFCSEYSYSDFGRLEHLHLEDCPRLEHVVPHTATLPCLKTLDILFCYKLKTIFITYRSQGNTYQLPSLQRIRLQELPLLQHFHDNDATTIAPVWKELHIRGCWSLRCLPRLQGRQPETVKVNGERSWWSKLQWGSPLHRNSYDPKLPPQVASFDERAEMSSYLR